A single Phragmites australis chromosome 4, lpPhrAust1.1, whole genome shotgun sequence DNA region contains:
- the LOC133916045 gene encoding protein DMP2-like: MAAPRSVSVADRALRGLADLIKLLPSGTVFLFQFLTPLVTNNGHCATFNKVLSGALIALCGAFCAFSSFTDSYVGADGRVYYGVVTQRGLRTFSADPDEASKDLSAYRLRAGDFVHAGLSLLVFATIALLDTDTVSCLYPALEVSERTMMAVLPPVVGGVAGYVFMVFPNNRHGIGYQPTRAAEDLEHKY; encoded by the coding sequence ATGGCGGCGCCGAGGAGCGTGAGCGTGGCGGACCGTGCGTTGCGCGGGTTGGCGGACCTGATCAAGCTGCTCCCCAGCGGCACGGTGTTCCTGTTCCAGTTCCTGACCCCGCTCGTCACCAACAACGGCCACTGCGCGACCTTCAACAAGGTGCTCAGCGGCGCGCTCATCGCGCTCTGCGGCGCGTTCtgcgccttctcctccttcacCGACAGCTACGTGGGCGCCGACGGCCGGGTCTACTACGGCGTCGTCACGCAGCGCGGCCTGCGCACGTTCTCCGCCGACCCGGACGAGGCCTCCAAGGACCTGTCGGCGTACCGCCTCCGCGCCGGCGACTTCGTCCACGCGGGGCTGTCGCTGCTGGTGTTCGCCACCATCGCGCTCCTGGACACGGACACCGTGTCGTGCTTGTACCCAGCGCTGGAGGTGAGCGAGCGCACCATGATGGCCGTGCTGCCGCCGGTCGTCGGCGGCGTCGCGGGGTACGTGTTCATGGTGTTCCCGAACAACCGGCACGGCATCGGGTACCAGCCCACGCGCGCTGCCGAGGACTTGGAGCATAAGTACTAG
- the LOC133916046 gene encoding probable transcription factor At5g28040, with translation MFPTVDDPSAAGAGAGGIVSSSFPDADAYDNGDSDDIDFPVDPNPNPNAAFSAATAAAPASAAASAGGGERRPLFQRLWTDEDEIVILRAFAEFTAQRGTAFASHQYDTTPFYEDMRQRLQMGFTKSQLVEKLRRLKRKYRNCVDRLRISGANFSFRSPHEQAIFEIARTIWRPASDKHGRDSDDEGNGNDALAIDAAAAAAAGANANGEVKSPSSRPRRGRRRRTGDVPADAGEALALPPAPMPVMTQEALPSFPQTAMDGSISMDPAGLPAALSAAAAAVTDTTENSILAPLFKEMVRAMLSISSSTAPLPGLEPPPAIAGVRMEGEKWRQQRILELEVYLRRIDLLQDQARAALEELRSASQAGGMNT, from the coding sequence ATGTTCCCCACGGTCGACgacccctccgccgccggcgccggcgccggcggcatcgtctcctcctccttccccgacGCCGACGCCTACGACAACGGTGACTCCGACGACATCGACTTCCCGGTCGACCCAAACCCCAACCCCAACGCCGCCTTctccgccgccaccgcagccgcccccgcctccgccgcggcgtCGGCGGGGGGCGGGGAGCGGCGCCCGCTGTTCCAGCGCCTGTGGACGGACGAGGACGAGATCGTGATCCTGCGCGCTTTCGCGGAGTTCACGGCGCAGCGCGGCACCGCGTTCGCGTCGCACCAGTACGACACGACCCCCTTCTACGAGGACATGCGGCAGCGCCTGCAGATGGGGTTCACCAAGAGCCAGCTCGTCGAGAAGCTCCGCCGCCTCAAGCGCAAGTACCGCAACTGCGTCGACCGCCTCCGCATCTCCGGCGCCAACTTCTCCTTCCGCTCCCCGCACGAGCAGGCCATCTTCGAGATCGCGCGCACCATCTGGCGCCCCGCCTCCGACAAGCACGGCCGCGACTCCGACGACGAGGGCAACGGCAACGACGCCCTCGCTATCgacgccgcagccgcagccgctgcCGGCGCCAACGCCAACGGGGAGGTCAAGTCCCCCTCCTCCAGGccgcgccgcggccgccgcaggCGCACGGGCGACGTCCCCGCCGACGCGGGCGAGGCCCTCGCGCTGCCGCCGGCGCCCATGCCCGTGATGACCCAGGAGGCTCTCCCGTCGTTCCCTCAGACGGCCATGGACGGCAGCATCAGCATGGACCCCGCCGGGCTGCCGGCCGCGCTGtcagcggcggcagcggccgtgACCGACACCACCGAGAACTCCATCCTGGCGCCACTTTTCAAGGAGATGGTCCGCGCGATGCTGAGCATCAGCAGCAGCACGGCGCCGCTGCCGGGATTGGAGCCGCCGCCTGCGATCGCGGGTGTACGGATGGAAGGGGAGAAGTGGCGGCAGCAGCGGAtcctggagctggaggtgtaCCTGCGGCGGATCGACCTGCTGCAGGACCAGGCGAGGGCAGCGCTGGAGGAGCTCAGATCCGCATCACAGGCAGGAGGCATGAACACatga